The Deltaproteobacteria bacterium genomic interval GATCCTGGTGCAGCCGCTGGGGTTCGTACTGTTCCTCGTGGCGCAGTACGCGGAGGCGAACCGCACCCCGTTCGACCTGCCGGAAGGGGAGTCGGAGCTGGTCGCCGGGTACCACACGGAGTACGGCTCCTTCAAGTTCTCCATGTTCATGATGGCGGAGTACCTCCACATGGTCGTCGGGGCCGCCGTCGTGGCGACGCTGTTCCTCGGCGGCTGGCAGTTCCCGTTCCTCGGGGACGCGGGGTTCCTCTTCCCCGGCGGGGCGGCGGTGGCGCTCCCGAAGGCGGCGGTCCTCCTGATCCGGATCGGGTCGTTCGTGGGGAAGGTGGTCTTCTTCGCCTGGCTCTACGTCTGGGTCCGGTGGACGATCCCCCGGTTCCGGTACGACCAGGTGATGCGGCTGGGGTGGAAGGTGATGCTCCCCCTCTCGCTGCTGAACATCTTCGCGACGGGGCTGATCCTGCTCCTCCTGCGGAAATAGGGGCGAACCGAGACGATGACGATCGGCGTGAAAAAAGTGGCCAGGCCTCCGGAGATGTCGTTCCCGGAGTCGCTGTACCTCGTGGAGATCGTGAAGGGGCTGGGCGTCACGATGGGGCACCTCCTGCGGAACATCGTCCGCCAGGAGGGGATCCAGACGATCGAGTACCCCGAGGTGCGGCGGGCGATGCCCGTCCGGTTCCGGGGCCGGCACCGGCTGATGAAGCGGATGGACGGCTCCCCGCGTTGCGTGGCGTGCTACTGCTGCGCGACCGCCTGCCCCGCGAAGTGCATCACGATCGTCGCGGGGGAGTCGCCCGACCCGACGATCGAGAAGTACCCGGCGCGGTTCGACATCGACATGCTCCGGTGCGTCTTCTGCGGGATGTGCGTGGAGGCGTGCCCGTGCGACGCGATCCGGATGGACACCGGATGGTTCACACCCCCGGACGACACCCGGGAGAAGCTCATCTTCACGATCGACACCCTGTTGGAGAAGTAGGGGGGCGATGGAAGCGGTCCTCTTCATCCTGTTCGGCGCGATCGCGGTCGGCGGCGCGATCATGGTGGTGACGCGGAAGCACCCGATGGCGTCCGCGCTCTACCTGATCCTCACGCTCTTCGCCGTGGCGGCCCTCTTCGTGCTCCGCCAGGCCCACTTCCTCGCGGCGATCCAGGTGATCGTGTACGCGGGGGCGATCGTGGTCCTGTTCATCTTCGTGATCATGCTGATCAACGTCCCGGAGGACCGGCTCCCGGTGGAGCGCGCCACGACGATGCGCGTCCTCGGGGTGGTCGCGGCCGGGCTCCTCCTCATCGAGTCCGCCGTGCTCGCCCGGCGGTTCGGCATGTCGAGGTCGTCGGGAGGGGGAGAGGGGACGGTCGAGGCGGTCGGCCGCGCGCTGTTCACGGACTACCTGCTGGCGTTCGAGATCACGTCGGTCCTGCTCCTGGCGGCCGTGATCGGCGCCATCACCCTGGCGAAGAAGAGGATCTAGGATGATCCAGCCGTCGGCATACCTGCTCCTCTCCGCGGTCCTGTTCGGGATCGGGGTCGTCGGGGTCGTGGCGCGCAAGAACGTCCTGATCATCCTGATGAGCGTGGAGCTCATGCTGAACGGCGTGAACGTCGCGTTCGTCTCCGCCGGGTCGTACCTGGGCGACGCCGCCGGAGGGATCTTCGCCTTCATGGTGATGACCGTGGCGG includes:
- a CDS encoding NADH-quinone oxidoreductase subunit I, producing MTIGVKKVARPPEMSFPESLYLVEIVKGLGVTMGHLLRNIVRQEGIQTIEYPEVRRAMPVRFRGRHRLMKRMDGSPRCVACYCCATACPAKCITIVAGESPDPTIEKYPARFDIDMLRCVFCGMCVEACPCDAIRMDTGWFTPPDDTREKLIFTIDTLLEK
- the nuoK gene encoding NADH-quinone oxidoreductase subunit NuoK; this encodes MIQPSAYLLLSAVLFGIGVVGVVARKNVLIILMSVELMLNGVNVAFVSAGSYLGDAAGGIFAFMVMTVAAAEAAVGLALLIALYRVKETVDISELKVLKW
- a CDS encoding NADH-quinone oxidoreductase subunit J; translated protein: MEAVLFILFGAIAVGGAIMVVTRKHPMASALYLILTLFAVAALFVLRQAHFLAAIQVIVYAGAIVVLFIFVIMLINVPEDRLPVERATTMRVLGVVAAGLLLIESAVLARRFGMSRSSGGGEGTVEAVGRALFTDYLLAFEITSVLLLAAVIGAITLAKKRI